The Cutaneotrichosporon cavernicola HIS019 DNA, chromosome: 5 DNA segment CTGGCTACTACTTtttcttgcccttcttcttgttatgcccgccaccaccaccaccacctcctcctccgccgccgccaccgctaGTGGACCCCTGCGTCCCGAGCCCCGTcagctccttcttcttcttccccgTAGCCGGGGCGAATGACGCGCGCTGGCGCAGCGGCAACCACCGGTCAGGATCCTCGGTGAACGGCTTCCCCTCCACCGCGCCCTTGGGCAGCTTGTGGCGCGGCTTGGTACGCTTGACCTTCTCCAGAGCggaggtcgacgcgacGGGCTTGGGCGCTGTGCCGCGCGTAGCCCACCCAATCGGCACGGAGGGGACGTAtgtctcgagctcgcctgCGCTGGGCGTTATGGCTGGCAGGCCAGCAGTTGGGTTCTCGACCGCGGGCGCAGAGAGATGCGACGTGTAGTCGCGCGTGATGAAGGCGAGCTGGGTTGCGGTGGCAGCCTGGTTCGTGCGGATGTCGTCGTATTCCGACGTggcctggggttagctaCCAAGTTGAGTGAGGAGCTGGACGTAGAAAGACGCCTTGACTCACAGGAGGGGCACCGCTCAGAAGGTCATCATAAAGCGTTTGCGCAGTGTCAAACTCGCCGAGACGGTAgcgctggggtcagcggaCATTGATTTGTTTGAATGTAACGGCGATTCAACTGGTTTGAATGCAACAGCATGATCCAACTAGGCGAATCAACAACAAGAAACTCACAACCTGGGCCTCAAGATGCTCCTCGCGCCTACCGCGTGTCTTGATCTCCTGGATCTGCTGGAGTGCATCACGCTCCCGGTGCAGCCTGTAGAGGCAGTACGCGCGTTCGAACTGCAGCTGAGCCGGAGAGGGAGGgttctcgacgaggtcgagggcggcagcGTAGTTGTCCgtgtggaggtggaggaagaggagggtctggaaggccgaggccgatgccgcgtcgagggcgaggactggggttagccAACACCAACTGATCGCATCTCTAAGCGAGTTGAGAAGGGATAGAGCAGGAGAGTCTAGCTTGCGTTTCCCGCTCCATTCCCCTCTACTACagctcccactcctcccatccttcaatctccctccccctccctctccctcctaCCCCCGACCCAACCCACTCACTCTGCTTGCAAGTCTTCTTGGCATTGTCGAAGAAGCCGTCATTCACCTGATCCGTGAGGGCGCGATAGAGGCGGGGAAGACGCTCGCTAGCGGGTCTAGGGGGCCGCGGCGTAAACTTGCGTTTGCCGTCCACGATCTGGATAACCCCCTTAGTCGGCTGCTGGACTTTGGCCTGCTTCTTGGGCGGCATGATGGTTGCAGAGTCGGTCAGGCGACGTTGTTCGTTATGGATCAAGCCAGAGAGCAGCGGCAGGTTGGCTCACGTGGATATGACTGGGCTTAATTTGGTTCCGCTAATGCCTCTATACATATATACTACTACTACTAATCCTAGTCAACAGGCTGCGCCACGATTGTGGCGGCACTCATCCGGTCCACGACCGCGCGGGTGTGGGCTTTAACCACAGCTTCCATctcgactttgaggacTGCGCACGCGTCCACGCCCAGCCGGAGCATGTCCTCGAACCGGTCGACGTGGAGGCGCGTCTCCATTTGCGCCAGGGTGACTTTACCGCTGGCAGGCAGAGATGCGACCACGAGTGCAGGGAGGTCGCTCTCCTCTGGAGCAGAGAGGTCTAGGAGGGCCTGCTTGAGGTGCAGTCCGACCGAGACAGCGGTCACGtagtcgaggagggcgatACCCGCGTCGATGAGGGCCAGAGTGACGGCGTTGATGGCTGTTGGGAGGAtgcctggggtcagcgcgaggacggccgagcggggtggagggtgTGAGGGGGGAGGGACAGAGGGATTAGGAGGAGCAATGTTAGGAGTAGTAAACGGAACGAGGCCGATTAGAGGCAAGCACCAAGCTTGGAGCGCAGGGTACGCAACCACTCACCTCCATCAGCCTGCAGCACCTGGACCTGGATAGCAATCTCTGAGCGTGGATACAGCTGTGTCTGGATCACAGGTTCGAATGTCTGCCGAATCGCCGCGGCGATCTCGACGAGacgtctggtgtcagcttaTCACTGCATTGCAGTTGCTCCATTCCGGTCAGCTGCTTCATTCAACTAGTTGAACCTGCAGCTATCCTCGATTGGGCCGGTTACTTTCCTCCAGCCTTAGACTCACTTATCCCCCCGACTCTTCCCTCGCAACATGCCCTGCGCCCAGGGCGCAACCCCCACCTCGACAGTGACGACAGCGTGATCATGAGCCGCCCCGCTTCGCTGCCGCGGTTCGCGCGGACCATACACTgaggcgaggacgtgcgTGAGTCCCTGCGTGGCCGACGCGGACCCGTCGGCTTGCGGGTGTGGGTCGAGGGTGAATGCGCACGCGCGGAGCTCGTACGGTCGCCGGTTGTCGTGGCGGAGGCCTGGGTTAGcaaggagagggaagagggagcTCACCTGCGAGATTGAGGATCTCTGTCCTTGACATGTTGTGAGTTGCTTGCCGTTGATAATTGGCGGAGAGTGGCCATGGTGGGGGGCGCAACTCAGTCAACATGACGCCCGCCCAGAACTTCTTAGGGAGGGGACCGGATAGgcgggtggaggtggggttTGGGCAGGGAGTGTGGGGGTGATAGGTGAGCCTAGTGAGGTGAGCCTGAGACTGAGCGATAAAGTAGGAATGCATGAATGCATGAGTGCATGATTGCGAACAGTACTAGTGGATGGTATGTCAtgaagagaagagaagagaagcgaagagaagagaagagatCAGAGCAGGTCCCGTCGTGGCCATGTTGTGGCGGGCCGGTAACCGACCACTGTTCGGGTAATCAAGTCCCAACTCTCATCTTCACGTTGACAACACCCATGGCTTCACGTCTCGACCACCATAAACGACAGCTCACAATGCCAGGCATCGCACTTGCCAAGCGTCTCGTCAACCTCTCGACGTGCGAGGTGGGTAGTGTAGGGCCATGGGCCGGCGGAAGCTGGCCACTGCTACGTGTGATATTCCTCCGGCCACTGCTACGTGTGATAGCGGATGGGGAAGGGCCGCTCGATGATCGTATCGCGACactctctcttctctcctcccGCCTCTACCTGTCGATGCCTCACCTGCTATCCGTCCATCTACTCCATGCTCCGGGCCCCGCCCCCGCTCTTGCGCTCACTCACACTCGCCCactcgctcacaccagatcTCAGACGCGCTCATCAAAATGGGCGTCTCGCACGGCGGTCTAATCCCCGACATCAAGATGTATTCCCCCCTCTacgaggccggcgagacACGTATCGCCGGGCCCGCGTTCACTGTCGAGGAAAGTACTTCACAATCAGAGTTGCAGTAGAGTCCCGCCCGTTTGGTTGGTTTCGCTGATACCAGATGGTCCCATCCGCGCACCCCGACAAGAGCAAGCCCGCCACGCACTTTGTTGATGCGTGTCCGTCGGGACACGTTATCGTCATGCAGACGCCGCTGGGTGAGTCTGATCTCGGCATGGACTCTGGGCGTGGACTCTGGGCGTGGACTCTGGGCGTGTACCATCAAAGGGTCAGCGCACGCCGTGCTTCAACTCGGTTCTTGATTCGTCACGTCTCTCCCATATCCCCGGtcaccccctcccctccgcctccccgTCCAAACCCCTTTCCCcgctcgctcgcccgcTCAGTCTGAAGCCTCGCGGACGCTCGCTCACGTCAGGCACCCGCTCCGGCTGCTGGGGCGGTCTAATGTCCACAGCCGCCAAGACAAAGGGTGTTGCCGGTgcggtcctcgacggcggctgCCGCGACCTGAACGAACACCGTGCCGTCTCCTTCCCCGTCTTTGCACGGCACCACTCAACCCTCGGTCCTGGGACGTTTACCCGCGTCCGCGCCATCAACGTTCCACTTACGATCAATGTCGCGCCGCCCAACTCGGAACCCCCCTTCCCGGCCGCTACCGTCCATCCCGGCGACATTGTcgttgccgacctcgacggcgttgTTGTTGTCCGTCCTGAGCAGGCCGAAGAagtcctcgcccgcgcggcgccagcTCACGAGGCGGATGAGAAAGTGCGCGCCGACTTGCTTCTCGGGAAGGGGGTCGCTGAGAGTATGCTCAAGCACCGCGGAAAGGCACCTTAAAACTCTCGTTCGATTTGATGCATGATGATACACGGAAACTACAGACAGGACACACCGCCGCTCGGTTAGGCAAAGGCCATGTCGTTGATGAGCTGGACCTCCGCCTTGTGCTGGTTCTTGAAACCAGTCGCGACAGAGCACGAGGGGTTGCGGCCGGCGTAGCCGACAGTCTTGCCCTTGTGGTGCTGAGTCTGGTTGcaggcgagctcgaggcggggAGAAACGTAGTCGTACGATCCCATGTTGAGCGGCTCCTCCTGGACCCAAACAATCTCAGAGTTCGGGTACCGGTCCAGCTCGGGGGTGACCATGTCGTAGGGGAAGGGCGAGATCTGCTCGACACGCGAAATGGCAACGTCCTTGATGCCGCgggcctcgcgctccttcaTGAGCTCGACGTAGACCTGGCCAGAGCAGATGAGGTGCTTGCGGATCTTCTCTggcgcctcgaggacctcgggAGTCGACTCGGGGAGGAAGCGCTCAAAGATGGTGTTGCCCGTCATCTCGGAGAGGTTGGAGCGGGCCATCGGGTGACGGAGGAGCGCcttggagaagaagacgatAAGCGGCTTGCGGAAGTCACGCATCTGCTGGCGACGGAGAGCGTGGAAGTAGTTGGCTGGAGTGG contains these protein-coding regions:
- a CDS encoding uncharacterized protein (RraA-like protein), encoding MASRLDHHKRQLTMPGIALAKRLVNLSTCEISDALIKMGVSHGGLIPDIKMYSPLYEAGETRIAGPAFTMVPSAHPDKSKPATHFVDACPSGHVIVMQTPLGTRSGCWGGLMSTAAKTKGVAGAVLDGGCRDLNEHRAVSFPVFARHHSTLGPGTFTRVRAINVPLTINVAPPNSEPPFPAATVHPGDIVVADLDGVVVVRPEQAEEVLARAAPAHEADEKVRADLLLGKGVAESMLKHRGKAP
- a CDS encoding uncharacterized protein (Putative TPR-like repeat), which codes for MPPKKQAKVQQPTKGVIQIVDGKRKFTPRPPRPASERLPRLYRALTDQVNDGFFDNAKKTCKQILALDAASASAFQTLLFLHLHTDNYAAALDLVENPPSPAQLQFERAYCLYRLHRERDALQQIQEIKTRGRREEHLEAQVRYRLGEFDTAQTLYDDLLSGAPPATSEYDDIRTNQAATATQLAFITRDYTSHLSAPAVENPTAGLPAITPSAGELETYVPSVPIGWATRGTAPKPVASTSALEKVKRTKPRHKLPKGAVEGKPFTEDPDRWLPLRQRASFAPATGKKKKELTGLGTQGSTSGGGGGGGGGGGGGGHNKKKGKKK
- the SKI6 gene encoding uncharacterized protein (3' exoribonuclease family, domain 1) — encoded protein: MSRTEILNLAGLRHDNRRPYELRACAFTLDPHPQADGSASATQGLTHVLASVYGPREPRQRSGAAHDHAVVTVEVGVAPWAQGMLRGKSRGDKRLVEIAAAIRQTFEPVIQTQLYPRSEIAIQVQVLQADGGILPTAINAVTLALIDAGIALLDYVTAVSVGLHLKQALLDLSAPEESDLPALVVASLPASGKVTLAQMETRLHVDRFEDMLRLGVDACAVLKVEMEAVVKAHTRAVVDRMSAATIVAQPVD